CAGAACTGGGAGGCCATCAAGAAAGAGGAGAAGCGAGAAAACGGCGCCTCTGATCCGAGCGCCCTCGACGGCGTCCCCCGGGCCCTCCCCGCCCTGCTCAAGGCCTACCGCCTCGGCCAGAAAGCCGCCCGCGTGGGCTTCGACTGGGAGGAGCGCCGTCAGGTGGAGGACAAGGTCCGCGAGGAGTGGGACGAACTGAGGGAGGCCGTCGCCTCGGGGCGGAAGGACCTCATCCGCGAGGAGCTCGGGGACTTTCTCTTCGCGTTGGCCAACTTGAGCCGCTTCCTGGACGTGGACCCGGAGGACGCGCTCCAGCTCTCCAACGCCAAGTTCCAGCGGCGCTTCCGGGCCCTGGAAACGGAGGCCCGCCAAGAGGGCCGGGATATCCACGGGATGACCCTGGCCGAAATGGACGCCCTCTGGGAGCGGATCAAGGGCCGCGAGCGCGGCCATTCCTCGGAGCTGCCCTTCGGTGATGCTTGATCCGGAAATCCGGAGGGGGTCGGCGGCCGTGGCGCGCCACATCGATTCCTCGGGTCCGCCCAACC
This genomic interval from Acidobacteriota bacterium contains the following:
- the mazG gene encoding nucleoside triphosphate pyrophosphohydrolase gives rise to the protein MERERHPEFGRLVSIMARLRSPGGCPWDRAQKREDLKPYLVEETYEVLDAIESGDAAKLREELGDLLLQVVFHARIAEEEGAFTVEEVCRSINEKLVRRHPHVFGEVRADSPEEVLQNWEAIKKEEKRENGASDPSALDGVPRALPALLKAYRLGQKAARVGFDWEERRQVEDKVREEWDELREAVASGRKDLIREELGDFLFALANLSRFLDVDPEDALQLSNAKFQRRFRALETEARQEGRDIHGMTLAEMDALWERIKGRERGHSSELPFGDA